The following coding sequences lie in one Polynucleobacter necessarius genomic window:
- a CDS encoding GntR family transcriptional regulator has product MSQGTVRKAIDELAAQNLLVRRQGKGTFVVTHQEDGWQYRFLRLAPDSGEKFHLVNQFLSCEKTEASAYEANLLKSKGR; this is encoded by the coding sequence GTGAGCCAAGGCACTGTTCGCAAGGCCATTGATGAGTTGGCAGCACAAAACTTGCTAGTCCGTCGGCAAGGTAAGGGTACTTTTGTAGTCACCCATCAAGAAGATGGCTGGCAATATCGTTTTTTACGTTTAGCGCCTGATTCCGGCGAAAAGTTCCATCTGGTTAATCAATTTTTGTCCTGCGAAAAAACCGAAGCATCAGCCTATGAAGCTAATTTGCTTAAATCTAAAGGCAGGTGA